In Thermospira aquatica, the following proteins share a genomic window:
- a CDS encoding amidohydrolase family protein, which yields MIIDFHTHFYPEKIAPKAMEAMRNASGWKLYGDGTYQSLVQFMEEDGVSLSVNLPVATKPEQVISINRQMVEWNKKQTKVVCFGTYHPDFVRLGNPEEEIAFLASQGIRGIKLHPEYQDFYPDDPRMTEFYELCAKYHLLLLMHAGSDVAFSTTHGTPKRFREVLKVRGIRLILAHMGGYRQWEEVAQELVGASSLYLDTSFSLDLPNTLFKEIILAHEPYKVLFGSDFPWTRAGEMAAKIRSLDLGKTNEELIFSKNALWLLDI from the coding sequence ATGATTATTGATTTTCATACCCATTTCTATCCTGAAAAAATAGCACCTAAGGCAATGGAAGCCATGAGGAATGCTAGTGGATGGAAACTTTATGGGGATGGAACGTACCAGAGTCTTGTCCAGTTTATGGAAGAAGATGGAGTCTCACTGTCAGTTAATCTACCAGTGGCAACCAAGCCAGAACAGGTGATCTCTATCAATCGACAAATGGTAGAATGGAACAAGAAACAGACTAAAGTCGTTTGTTTTGGAACCTATCATCCAGACTTTGTGCGTCTGGGAAATCCGGAGGAGGAGATAGCGTTTCTCGCCAGTCAGGGCATCAGGGGTATAAAACTTCATCCCGAATATCAGGATTTTTACCCTGATGATCCGCGGATGACAGAGTTTTATGAGCTTTGTGCTAAGTATCATCTTCTTCTGTTGATGCATGCAGGGAGCGATGTAGCTTTTTCTACCACGCATGGGACGCCAAAGCGATTTCGAGAGGTGCTCAAAGTGAGAGGTATAAGGTTGATTCTTGCCCATATGGGTGGGTATCGTCAATGGGAAGAGGTGGCCCAGGAGCTTGTGGGGGCATCTTCCCTCTACCTTGATACATCGTTTTCTCTCGATCTTCCTAACACTTTATTCAAAGAGATTATTTTGGCGCATGAGCCGTATAAGGTGCTCTTTGGAAGTGATTTTCCCTGGACGAGGGCAGGAGAGATGGCGGCGAAAATTCGGAGTCTTGATCTTGGAAAAACAAACGAGGAGCTTATATTCTCCAAAAATGCTTTGTGGCTTTTGGATATATAA
- the cbiR gene encoding cobamide remodeling phosphodiesterase CbiR, translating to MKTVEKLLPGWQIGTTSYLVDWGETVKESYEYNLSLLAPHVSLVQLLLLGKHYLDLWEDDAWLFFLKEFQERWDMSFVVHLPLDLHLWPVREREDMKLLAHLIRRLDVFSPIGYVLHLERSDGLRSEPYVPRREDKGAFRGLLKELEDLGEYPIVLENTHYDLSFFSEEILLSPFGVCFDVGHWWLLGKEIEDFWKKLGSRVRLVHFHGIDGGKDHRSLGVLSEEKLKRTLPLIRNLPVILEVFSFKDFLSSIVVWNLYERR from the coding sequence ATGAAAACTGTAGAGAAGCTCCTCCCTGGATGGCAAATTGGAACAACTTCGTATCTTGTTGATTGGGGAGAAACTGTAAAAGAGAGTTATGAGTATAATCTCTCTCTTCTTGCTCCTCATGTATCACTTGTCCAGCTCCTTCTTTTGGGAAAGCATTATCTTGACCTATGGGAGGATGATGCATGGCTCTTCTTTTTAAAGGAGTTTCAAGAAAGATGGGATATGTCGTTTGTTGTGCATCTTCCACTCGATCTTCATCTGTGGCCGGTGAGAGAGAGAGAAGACATGAAACTTCTTGCGCATCTCATCAGGAGGTTAGATGTTTTTTCCCCCATTGGGTATGTTCTTCATCTGGAGAGAAGTGATGGGTTGCGATCAGAGCCCTACGTTCCCCGCAGAGAAGACAAAGGGGCTTTTAGAGGGCTTCTCAAGGAGCTTGAGGATCTGGGAGAGTATCCGATAGTGCTGGAGAACACCCATTATGATCTTTCGTTTTTTTCTGAGGAGATTCTTCTTTCCCCCTTTGGGGTGTGTTTTGATGTGGGACATTGGTGGCTTTTGGGAAAGGAGATAGAGGATTTTTGGAAGAAACTGGGAAGTCGGGTAAGGCTTGTTCATTTTCATGGGATAGATGGGGGAAAGGATCATCGTTCGCTAGGCGTTCTTTCTGAGGAAAAACTGAAACGGACCCTCCCTTTGATCCGAAATTTGCCGGTGATTTTGGAAGTGTTCTCTTTTAAAGATTTTCTTTCCTCGATTGTAGTTTGGAATCTTTATGAAAGGAGATAG
- the cobT gene encoding nicotinate-nucleotide--dimethylbenzimidazole phosphoribosyltransferase, which translates to MRLVEVKPVDRNILQQARKKMDNKTKPLGSLGMLEEIACRVAAIQKTLTPFVREVVVVVFAGDHGIVEEGVSLYPQEVTGQMVANFLRGGAAVNVFAREVGAKLLVADMGVKGELPSHPALINCKVRSGSRNFLREQALTREEVETAVRKGIEIASEYGKDADVLIAGEMGIGNTSSATLLLSGVCGIPVKVLVGRGTGLDDTMLRHKAKVLSQSFHRRRFDRHDPFSLLEAFGGLEIAGMVGFYLGAAALGKVFVVDGFIATAAYAIAKEIEPLVKEYAFLAHLSAEQGHRRVVEKLGLFPILQLGMRLGEGTGAVLTVPLLRAAVRALSEMASFDDAAVSRAKKNIKIFQKTLDFFGKYAII; encoded by the coding sequence ATGAGGTTAGTGGAAGTAAAACCCGTTGATCGGAATATCTTGCAACAAGCTCGAAAAAAAATGGACAACAAAACCAAACCTCTCGGATCTCTTGGTATGCTTGAAGAGATAGCATGTCGTGTGGCGGCTATTCAAAAAACTCTTACTCCTTTTGTACGAGAGGTGGTCGTTGTGGTTTTTGCTGGTGATCATGGTATAGTGGAGGAGGGGGTTTCCCTTTATCCCCAGGAGGTAACTGGCCAGATGGTGGCAAATTTTCTTCGAGGGGGTGCCGCTGTGAATGTATTTGCTCGAGAGGTTGGAGCAAAACTTTTGGTAGCGGATATGGGGGTAAAGGGGGAGTTACCCTCTCATCCAGCCCTGATAAACTGCAAGGTCCGTTCGGGAAGTAGAAATTTTTTGAGAGAACAGGCCTTGACAAGGGAAGAGGTGGAGACGGCGGTGCGCAAAGGCATAGAAATTGCCTCTGAGTATGGGAAAGATGCGGATGTACTTATTGCTGGAGAGATGGGTATAGGAAACACCAGTAGCGCAACGTTACTGCTTTCGGGAGTATGTGGGATCCCTGTGAAAGTATTGGTGGGGAGGGGCACAGGGCTTGATGATACCATGCTCCGTCACAAGGCAAAGGTTCTTAGCCAATCTTTTCACAGACGAAGGTTTGACAGACATGATCCTTTCTCTCTTCTTGAAGCCTTTGGGGGATTGGAGATTGCAGGGATGGTGGGCTTTTATCTTGGGGCAGCAGCTCTTGGAAAGGTGTTTGTTGTCGATGGGTTTATTGCCACGGCAGCGTATGCAATAGCAAAGGAGATTGAACCTCTGGTGAAAGAGTATGCCTTTCTTGCCCATCTCTCTGCTGAACAGGGACACCGTCGTGTAGTGGAGAAGCTTGGACTTTTTCCTATCCTGCAGCTTGGAATGAGACTTGGAGAGGGTACGGGAGCGGTTCTTACCGTGCCTTTGCTCAGAGCAGCGGTGAGGGCACTTAGTGAAATGGCTTCTTTTGATGATGCTGCGGTATCACGAGCAAAAAAAAATATAAAAATTTTCCAAAAAACACTTGATTTTTTTGGAAAATATGCTATCATATAA
- a CDS encoding DUF1015 domain-containing protein, giving the protein MAWLLPFKAGYYNPQKIARIEDCISSPYDELETGELNQLQKNPYHYSHVIRTVPGDNESYVTAKHKLFGWFIRDVILFDKVASLYVYEQSFISQGTVQRRYGIFARVAVEDLAKRLRLHEETIEEYVEDSYQRIAVSQCHLEPLLVGYHNPSLKIADNVSQNLSLPPLISFGGSSENEHRIYQVSEPAVIDRLASALQGEKLFLLDGHHRFMAALRYQEEQKMAKGSAYTGEEPWNYVLIALVNMADEGFTPLPWNRLIKTLPLSAQDLMKQMGTVFKLAAIPFQDAMTEKAARKKLRLLLSEYASKKVSAFGVALSQASTKYFLAVGGQGFSPLVVDEQVIRKILGMNPRYPDVHYESQDQRAFERVKNKQYQVAFFTQTISLLDFVQLPSNQIFMPRAFDFYPKVPSGVILYSFKYSV; this is encoded by the coding sequence ATGGCCTGGTTGCTTCCCTTCAAGGCAGGGTATTATAACCCACAAAAAATCGCTCGGATTGAAGATTGTATTTCTTCACCCTATGATGAACTGGAAACGGGAGAGCTGAACCAGCTTCAAAAAAATCCTTATCATTATTCTCACGTCATTCGAACTGTTCCTGGTGATAATGAGAGTTATGTAACAGCGAAACACAAGCTTTTTGGATGGTTTATTCGTGATGTTATTCTCTTTGATAAAGTGGCATCGCTTTATGTTTATGAGCAGTCTTTTATTTCTCAGGGTACCGTGCAACGCCGATACGGTATTTTTGCCCGTGTTGCTGTAGAAGATTTGGCTAAAAGGCTTCGTCTTCATGAAGAGACAATAGAAGAATACGTTGAGGACAGTTATCAGCGGATTGCTGTCTCTCAGTGTCATCTTGAGCCACTTTTGGTGGGTTATCATAATCCATCGCTAAAAATTGCAGACAATGTTTCTCAAAATCTTTCCCTCCCCCCTTTGATTTCTTTTGGTGGGAGTAGTGAAAACGAACATCGAATTTACCAGGTTTCCGAGCCTGCAGTGATTGATCGGTTGGCTTCTGCTCTTCAGGGAGAGAAACTTTTTCTCCTGGATGGGCATCATCGCTTCATGGCAGCTCTCCGTTATCAGGAAGAACAAAAAATGGCGAAGGGATCGGCGTATACAGGTGAGGAACCATGGAATTATGTTCTTATAGCGCTTGTCAACATGGCTGATGAGGGGTTTACTCCACTACCGTGGAACCGGCTGATTAAGACGCTGCCTCTTTCTGCTCAGGATCTCATGAAGCAGATGGGGACTGTTTTTAAATTGGCCGCCATTCCTTTCCAGGATGCTATGACAGAGAAGGCAGCAAGAAAAAAACTCAGGCTGTTGCTTTCTGAGTATGCTTCAAAGAAGGTTTCAGCATTTGGTGTGGCCTTGAGCCAGGCTTCAACGAAGTATTTTCTTGCAGTGGGGGGACAGGGTTTCTCACCTCTGGTAGTCGATGAACAGGTTATTCGAAAGATTTTGGGGATGAACCCACGGTATCCCGATGTGCATTATGAAAGCCAGGATCAGAGGGCTTTTGAGAGGGTGAAAAACAAGCAGTATCAGGTGGCTTTTTTTACGCAAACGATTTCACTTTTAGATTTTGTGCAACTTCCATCTAATCAAATATTTATGCCGAGGGCTTTTGATTTCTATCCCAAGGTGCCAAGCGGTGTGATCTTGTATTCATTTAAGTATTCTGTGTAA
- a CDS encoding PilZ domain-containing protein, producing MFIDRRQFEREIIDIPGRYEAKGKWQECHIDDISEDGVGLEGVQKLHVNEIIKVEFRGKTFEAKVVYTEGTHAGVKLINTTESDKQWLVEQKNIK from the coding sequence ATGTTTATCGATAGAAGACAATTTGAACGAGAGATTATCGATATACCAGGACGATATGAAGCCAAAGGAAAATGGCAAGAATGTCATATTGACGATATTTCAGAGGATGGTGTTGGACTGGAAGGTGTTCAGAAACTCCATGTTAATGAAATCATCAAAGTCGAATTCCGGGGAAAAACCTTTGAGGCAAAAGTTGTCTACACCGAGGGTACTCACGCGGGGGTAAAACTCATCAATACTACTGAAAGCGACAAACAGTGGCTGGTGGAACAGAAAAACATCAAATAA
- a CDS encoding ABC transporter substrate-binding protein, whose product MKKLFVMVVMFVFSWVYAQRIVTLGPRLTEQVFELGYGANIVGNTIYCTRPAAAQKIQKVGNVIEINVEAIAALQPDLILGTDLNDSKRLEKLRQLGFKVVVFKQPANFSEICEEYLQIARLLGKEKEATKRIAVLKDEVEKVRKQTAHGPRRRVFFQIGINPLWTLPDQSFMQDYLVYANAINIATNVGYGQISLEQVIVADPEVILIALMDNEAKEATALWKKNPNLSAVKRNHIHVIDTTMATSPTPTTFVAILKQIVSMTR is encoded by the coding sequence ATGAAGAAATTGTTCGTGATGGTGGTTATGTTCGTTTTTTCATGGGTGTATGCCCAGAGGATTGTGACTTTGGGACCACGTCTAACGGAACAGGTTTTTGAACTTGGGTATGGTGCCAATATCGTGGGCAACACTATTTATTGTACCAGGCCTGCCGCAGCTCAAAAAATTCAGAAGGTTGGAAATGTCATTGAAATAAACGTGGAAGCTATTGCCGCTCTTCAACCTGATCTTATTCTGGGCACTGATCTCAATGATTCTAAAAGACTTGAGAAACTCCGGCAGCTAGGGTTTAAGGTAGTTGTCTTCAAACAGCCGGCAAATTTTTCTGAAATCTGCGAGGAGTATCTTCAAATTGCCCGCCTGTTGGGAAAGGAAAAAGAGGCAACCAAAAGGATAGCTGTTCTTAAGGATGAAGTAGAAAAGGTACGAAAACAAACGGCTCATGGGCCCAGAAGAAGAGTCTTTTTCCAGATAGGGATTAATCCCCTGTGGACACTTCCTGATCAGTCTTTTATGCAGGATTATCTTGTTTATGCCAATGCTATCAATATCGCTACCAATGTTGGGTATGGTCAGATAAGTCTCGAACAGGTCATCGTAGCTGATCCTGAGGTGATTCTTATCGCTCTCATGGATAATGAGGCAAAAGAGGCCACGGCTCTCTGGAAAAAAAACCCAAACCTCAGCGCAGTGAAGAGAAATCACATTCATGTCATTGATACGACGATGGCTACAAGTCCGACACCTACCACCTTTGTTGCTATATTGAAACAGATTGTCTCCATGACTCGTTAA
- the alr gene encoding alanine racemase, whose translation MFSTHSFRSTWLEVDLTRLKENLKSIFTHANKKSMIAVVKADGYGHGAVEIARTLEQEGVSWFAVATLDEAIELRENGVRGDILVLGPVDHRWQREIINCGCVATVVSLAEAEHLSKTAVALDKSLRVHVKVDTGMGRFGILFEQAFSDISAMMELPGITVEGCFSHLPSADHDREFSEHQIQRMRNLRHDLEKKGVHIPFWHIANSEAVWNLSDAYGTDFTHIRPGISLYGVASVPFANVKTLMTLKTKIVQMKRLSQGSTVSYLRTYRVTMPKEWIAVLPIGYADAVPVVGSGTYEVVIRGKRYPQVGRVCMDSMMVSLGENKEGIREGEEVEIFGGEISLLEFAQKSQRIPYEVMCGVSKRVPRIYRGEEK comes from the coding sequence ATGTTTAGCACCCATTCGTTTCGCTCTACATGGTTAGAGGTAGATCTTACGCGATTGAAAGAGAATCTGAAAAGTATCTTTACCCACGCGAACAAAAAATCCATGATAGCTGTGGTGAAAGCCGATGGGTATGGACATGGAGCAGTAGAGATTGCCCGTACGCTTGAACAAGAAGGTGTATCCTGGTTTGCGGTGGCTACTCTTGATGAGGCGATAGAACTGCGTGAAAATGGGGTGAGGGGAGATATTTTGGTTTTAGGACCTGTTGATCATCGATGGCAGAGGGAGATCATAAATTGTGGGTGTGTGGCCACGGTGGTTTCTCTTGCTGAAGCTGAGCATCTCAGTAAAACAGCCGTCGCTCTTGACAAAAGCCTCCGTGTTCATGTGAAGGTCGATACCGGTATGGGGAGATTTGGAATTCTTTTTGAACAGGCTTTTTCAGATATTTCTGCTATGATGGAGCTCCCCGGCATTACGGTGGAGGGGTGTTTTTCTCATCTGCCCTCGGCTGATCACGATAGGGAGTTTTCCGAGCATCAGATCCAACGTATGCGAAATTTGCGTCATGATCTTGAAAAAAAAGGTGTTCATATTCCCTTCTGGCATATAGCCAACAGTGAAGCTGTGTGGAATCTTTCCGATGCGTATGGGACGGATTTCACGCATATTCGTCCCGGGATTTCTCTCTATGGAGTTGCTTCTGTTCCTTTTGCGAACGTGAAAACCTTGATGACTCTTAAAACCAAAATTGTCCAGATGAAACGGCTTTCACAGGGAAGTACGGTAAGTTATCTTCGTACGTATCGTGTTACTATGCCAAAAGAGTGGATAGCCGTTTTGCCTATTGGATACGCGGATGCTGTTCCTGTGGTGGGTTCTGGAACATATGAGGTGGTTATTCGCGGGAAACGCTATCCCCAGGTAGGAAGGGTGTGTATGGACTCTATGATGGTGAGTTTGGGGGAGAATAAAGAAGGTATCAGGGAAGGAGAAGAAGTGGAGATTTTTGGGGGTGAGATTTCTCTGCTAGAATTTGCTCAAAAGAGTCAAAGGATTCCTTATGAGGTGATGTGTGGTGTGTCGAAACGGGTGCCTCGAATCTACAGAGGAGAAGAGAAATGA
- the cobU gene encoding bifunctional adenosylcobinamide kinase/adenosylcobinamide-phosphate guanylyltransferase, whose product MKEVVLITGGMRSGKSRFAEEYALKRSSSPIYLATGVAVDEEFARRIAYHRSERDGRFATVEETKDVVGVVSGFHQAQVIVFECVTTWLANLFHERNWQFTVEDEKWLKMEVVRLVEGVKDGNHTLIVVTNEIGLGVVPADEVSRRYVEVLGRCNQWLAQRADEVYFLVSGIPWRLK is encoded by the coding sequence ATGAAAGAAGTAGTGTTGATTACAGGAGGGATGCGTTCAGGGAAAAGCAGGTTTGCTGAAGAGTATGCCTTGAAAAGATCTTCTTCTCCTATCTATCTGGCCACTGGAGTGGCAGTGGATGAGGAGTTTGCCAGACGGATAGCGTACCATCGATCTGAGAGGGATGGGCGTTTTGCTACCGTCGAAGAAACAAAAGATGTTGTGGGTGTGGTAAGTGGATTTCACCAGGCTCAGGTGATAGTGTTTGAGTGTGTGACCACCTGGCTTGCGAATCTTTTTCATGAGAGAAACTGGCAGTTTACCGTGGAGGATGAAAAATGGCTGAAAATGGAGGTAGTTCGTCTTGTTGAGGGAGTAAAAGATGGAAATCATACCCTCATTGTTGTAACGAACGAAATAGGATTAGGGGTTGTGCCAGCCGATGAGGTCTCAAGACGGTATGTGGAGGTTCTTGGCAGATGCAATCAATGGTTGGCTCAACGGGCGGATGAGGTGTATTTTTTGGTGAGCGGGATTCCCTGGAGGCTTAAATGA
- a CDS encoding FecCD family ABC transporter permease: MKRIWRRFVFWSAITVVFVVIASLLSLGWGPSHISPFRVIGVFLGKEEALVRDIVLKVRFPRWILGLAVGGALSLAGAILQSMFANPLVEPYTLGLSGGATLGVCVGIIAGKWFGWEGHLFWWSLGGGLFFMGLLYLLSRRRGIGGVSLQLSDMLLFGLMLSFLASGLVMLFLALARAADLHQIIFWTMGSLEQGGQISLALVWGIAIGGLILSWLLGREMDGFLLGEEEAFYLGMPVHLLKKLFFFVAVALTSVSIASAGLIGFVGLLVPHFYKRVVGTVHRFFLPLVFLGGGGFLVFCDFLARVVIAPLELPVGVITGILGGTLFIFMLVKEQRL, translated from the coding sequence ATGAAAAGGATTTGGAGACGTTTTGTTTTCTGGTCGGCGATTACGGTTGTATTTGTGGTGATTGCCAGTCTTTTGTCTCTCGGATGGGGGCCGAGCCATATTTCTCCCTTTCGGGTTATAGGGGTTTTTCTGGGAAAAGAAGAAGCTTTGGTTCGAGATATTGTTCTCAAAGTGAGGTTTCCCCGATGGATATTGGGTTTGGCAGTAGGAGGGGCGCTCTCTCTTGCTGGGGCTATTCTTCAGTCAATGTTTGCCAATCCTCTGGTAGAGCCGTATACACTGGGACTCTCTGGAGGAGCAACCCTGGGTGTTTGTGTGGGGATTATTGCTGGAAAGTGGTTTGGTTGGGAGGGACATCTTTTCTGGTGGAGTCTCGGGGGAGGTCTTTTTTTTATGGGGCTTCTGTATCTTTTGAGTCGTCGTCGAGGTATTGGAGGGGTTTCCCTCCAGTTGTCAGACATGCTTCTTTTTGGGCTTATGCTTTCTTTTCTTGCTTCGGGGCTGGTGATGCTTTTTCTGGCACTGGCACGCGCGGCAGATCTCCATCAGATTATCTTCTGGACGATGGGCTCGCTGGAACAGGGAGGACAAATTTCCCTCGCGCTTGTGTGGGGAATTGCGATTGGGGGCTTGATTCTTTCGTGGCTTTTGGGAAGAGAGATGGATGGATTTTTGCTTGGTGAAGAAGAGGCTTTTTATCTTGGGATGCCGGTTCATCTTTTAAAGAAGCTCTTTTTCTTTGTTGCAGTGGCACTCACTTCTGTGAGTATCGCGAGTGCTGGACTTATAGGTTTTGTGGGACTTCTTGTTCCCCATTTTTATAAGCGTGTGGTGGGTACGGTACATCGTTTTTTTTTACCGCTTGTTTTTTTGGGGGGCGGAGGATTTTTGGTTTTTTGTGATTTTTTAGCCAGGGTGGTTATTGCCCCACTCGAGCTTCCGGTGGGTGTGATTACAGGGATTCTTGGGGGAACACTCTTTATCTTTATGCTTGTGAAGGAGCAAAGGCTATGA
- a CDS encoding response regulator transcription factor gives MKKIFIIDDQRDILSLLEKIFRGEGYEVSYLQTIPRVEDIFAEDPDLVLIDLLMPGVTGYSLAQDIIEQRQKGRPKVIMISGRNEDILRKKSEEIGADGWISKPFGVEEILSLVRKLLD, from the coding sequence ATGAAGAAGATTTTTATTATTGACGATCAGAGAGATATCTTAAGTTTACTTGAGAAGATCTTCCGAGGCGAAGGTTATGAGGTAAGTTATTTGCAGACAATACCTCGAGTGGAAGATATTTTTGCTGAGGACCCGGACCTTGTTCTCATAGATCTCTTGATGCCGGGAGTTACAGGGTATAGTTTGGCGCAGGACATCATTGAGCAACGTCAAAAGGGAAGACCTAAAGTTATTATGATCTCAGGGAGAAATGAGGATATTCTCCGTAAAAAAAGCGAAGAGATTGGGGCCGACGGTTGGATTTCAAAGCCTTTTGGTGTGGAAGAGATCTTGAGTTTAGTGAGAAAATTGCTTGATTAG
- a CDS encoding glycogen-binding domain-containing protein: MEVRSMKKSVLAMLAVLIAGTMLVACGEGGGSTKAAGTGGKVKAGKITFSYKGVEGEEYGVMNLAGDFNGWNPADPNYAMEKQADGSWAITVEFAPGRYIYKYTADGQWIFQDQSEVVDQMEPKPTGFMDDGFGGKNAYIDVE, encoded by the coding sequence ATGGAGGTAAGGTCTATGAAGAAGTCAGTTCTGGCTATGCTGGCAGTATTGATTGCTGGTACGATGCTCGTTGCTTGTGGCGAGGGTGGCGGTTCCACAAAAGCAGCTGGCACAGGTGGCAAGGTGAAAGCCGGTAAGATCACTTTCTCCTACAAGGGTGTTGAGGGAGAAGAGTACGGGGTAATGAACCTCGCTGGTGATTTCAACGGTTGGAATCCTGCTGATCCTAACTATGCTATGGAGAAGCAGGCCGATGGTTCTTGGGCTATCACTGTAGAGTTTGCTCCTGGCCGCTACATCTACAAGTACACTGCTGATGGCCAGTGGATCTTCCAGGATCAGTCCGAAGTGGTAGATCAGATGGAACCAAAGCCTACTGGTTTCATGGATGATGGCTTCGGCGGTAAGAACGCTTATATCGATGTAGAATAA
- a CDS encoding ABC transporter ATP-binding protein: MTLLAVENLVAGYKDKTVLRGVSFTVNEKEILGILGPNGSGKSTLVRALTGAIPASGKITYKEVPMYKFSRQKLACFMAVVSQSPPRPAMTVDHYLMLGRYPYHGVWDFGLTMDEKKLMRDLSKEFGIEYLLERKLSELSGGEFQLVQIVRALVQQPELLILDEPTAHLDIAHQVRILDWLERIKQQTTVMVVFHDMNLASLYCDRVMMLHEGLVEVIGEPAAALTYERIERVFGVPVVVYPSPMEQRPHVYLVPKRFLQRGEE; this comes from the coding sequence ATGACGCTTCTCGCCGTGGAAAATCTTGTAGCTGGCTATAAAGATAAAACCGTTCTTCGAGGGGTTTCTTTCACCGTGAATGAAAAAGAGATTCTTGGTATCTTGGGACCCAATGGAAGTGGAAAATCTACTCTCGTTCGTGCTTTAACTGGGGCAATTCCTGCTTCGGGGAAGATAACGTATAAAGAAGTTCCCATGTACAAGTTCTCAAGGCAAAAACTCGCGTGTTTTATGGCGGTAGTGAGTCAGTCGCCTCCTCGTCCCGCAATGACGGTGGATCATTATTTGATGTTGGGACGTTATCCGTACCATGGGGTTTGGGATTTTGGGCTGACCATGGATGAAAAGAAGCTTATGAGGGATTTATCAAAAGAGTTTGGGATAGAGTATCTTTTGGAACGAAAACTTTCTGAGCTCAGTGGTGGGGAGTTTCAGCTTGTGCAGATTGTTCGAGCATTGGTGCAACAGCCTGAGCTTCTCATTCTTGATGAACCGACAGCCCATTTGGATATTGCCCATCAGGTGAGGATATTGGATTGGCTGGAACGGATAAAACAACAAACCACGGTAATGGTTGTTTTTCACGATATGAATTTAGCTTCTCTCTACTGTGATAGAGTGATGATGCTTCACGAGGGTTTAGTTGAGGTAATAGGGGAGCCTGCTGCGGCGCTTACCTATGAACGTATAGAACGCGTTTTTGGAGTGCCCGTCGTAGTGTACCCTTCTCCGATGGAACAAAGACCGCATGTCTATCTTGTGCCTAAAAGGTTTCTTCAAAGAGGGGAAGAATGA
- the cobS gene encoding adenosylcobinamide-GDP ribazoletransferase, with product MKNLLGAFSLLTILPLSGKGNMDTGVVLFFPLVGLVYGVVGSGWIVVGTWLGMSPMLVVMGMIVFPWILNGGFHFDGWCDCWDGFGVHGDREKRLEAMKDSRIGAFGMAGGVFLLLFRYSVYPLLLDEWRVIWFSWVLSRSAIVWQAWRATYPKSKGTGAFLVGKISGVQVAVVTVQLMLLGGLTAWLGGGWRVIAAMGSAVLATVFLRGVSNRRIGGVTGDVLGATAELVEALSLLAWIR from the coding sequence ATGAAAAATCTTTTGGGTGCTTTTTCTCTTTTGACGATTCTCCCGTTGTCAGGGAAAGGGAATATGGATACGGGGGTTGTTTTGTTTTTTCCTCTGGTAGGGTTGGTGTATGGAGTTGTGGGAAGCGGATGGATTGTTGTAGGGACATGGCTTGGTATGTCACCTATGCTTGTGGTGATGGGGATGATAGTGTTTCCCTGGATTTTGAATGGGGGGTTTCATTTTGATGGGTGGTGTGACTGCTGGGATGGGTTTGGAGTGCACGGGGATAGGGAGAAACGGCTTGAGGCAATGAAGGATAGTCGAATAGGGGCTTTTGGAATGGCGGGTGGCGTTTTTTTGCTTTTGTTTCGTTATAGTGTTTATCCCCTTCTTCTGGATGAATGGAGGGTAATCTGGTTTTCGTGGGTACTCTCGCGCTCAGCAATTGTCTGGCAGGCATGGAGAGCAACCTATCCCAAAAGCAAGGGAACAGGGGCTTTTCTTGTGGGAAAGATCTCAGGGGTACAGGTAGCAGTGGTAACAGTACAGTTGATGCTTTTGGGAGGATTGACAGCATGGTTGGGTGGAGGATGGCGGGTGATAGCAGCTATGGGAAGTGCTGTACTTGCTACGGTTTTTCTGCGGGGGGTGAGTAACCGTCGCATAGGGGGCGTGACAGGGGATGTCCTTGGGGCCACAGCGGAGTTGGTAGAGGCTTTGTCTCTTTTGGCGTGGATACGATAA
- the panD gene encoding aspartate 1-decarboxylase — translation MLLTVLKSKIHRAVVTETNLEYVGSITIDEELMEAAEIYPYEQVHVWNITNGSRLITYALKGERGSGVICINGAGAHHNRVGDRVIIAAFAQVEKEKIFSFSPKILLVNAENKIETLLEN, via the coding sequence ATGTTGCTTACAGTGCTAAAATCTAAAATACATCGAGCGGTTGTTACAGAGACAAATCTGGAATACGTAGGAAGTATTACGATAGATGAAGAGCTTATGGAAGCCGCGGAGATTTATCCTTATGAGCAGGTACACGTCTGGAATATTACCAATGGTTCTCGGCTTATTACCTATGCTCTGAAAGGTGAACGTGGAAGTGGGGTGATTTGTATTAACGGTGCGGGAGCCCACCACAACCGTGTGGGGGATAGGGTGATTATTGCTGCCTTTGCACAGGTGGAAAAAGAAAAAATTTTTTCATTTTCACCAAAGATTCTACTAGTAAATGCCGAAAATAAGATAGAGACTTTATTAGAGAATTAA